A part of Quatrionicoccus australiensis genomic DNA contains:
- a CDS encoding histone deacetylase family protein — translation MRLFYTDVFVLPLPPGHRFPMEKYSRLREALLASGEFSVNDFHLPPPASDAELARAHTPDYIAAVASGRLDEKAQKAIGFPWSPGMVERSRRSAGATLSACRAALEDGVAANLAGGTHHAFADHGEGFCVFNDAAVAARAMQAEGRAERILIVDCDVHQGNGTASILAGDERIFTFSIHGARNYPFTKEQSDLDIELPDGCTDTAYLLQLEAGLETAFDLARPDLVIYLAGADPYHDDRLGRLGLSFAGLAERDRRVFAHCRSRHLPLAIAMAGGYARQIDDTVRIHATTLQLARANRR, via the coding sequence GTGCGGCTGTTCTACACCGACGTCTTCGTCCTGCCGCTGCCGCCCGGGCATCGCTTCCCGATGGAGAAGTATTCCCGGCTGCGGGAGGCCCTGCTCGCCAGCGGCGAATTCTCCGTAAACGACTTTCACCTGCCGCCGCCGGCCAGCGACGCAGAACTGGCGCGCGCCCACACGCCCGACTACATCGCCGCCGTCGCCAGCGGTCGACTCGATGAAAAGGCACAAAAAGCCATCGGCTTCCCGTGGAGTCCGGGCATGGTCGAACGCTCGCGCCGTTCGGCCGGAGCGACACTGAGCGCCTGCCGCGCCGCGCTGGAAGATGGCGTCGCCGCCAATCTGGCGGGCGGCACACACCATGCCTTTGCCGATCATGGCGAAGGCTTCTGTGTCTTCAACGATGCTGCCGTCGCCGCCCGCGCCATGCAGGCCGAAGGGCGAGCCGAGCGCATCCTGATCGTCGATTGCGACGTGCACCAGGGCAACGGCACGGCCAGCATCCTGGCCGGCGACGAGCGCATCTTCACCTTCTCCATCCACGGCGCGCGCAACTATCCATTCACCAAGGAACAGAGCGACCTCGACATCGAACTGCCCGATGGCTGCACCGACACCGCCTACCTGTTGCAACTCGAAGCCGGCCTGGAAACCGCCTTCGATCTCGCCCGTCCCGATCTGGTCATCTACCTGGCCGGCGCCGATCCTTACCACGACGACCGCCTCGGCCGGCTCGGCCTGAGTTTTGCCGGCCTCGCCGAGCGCGACCGGCGGGTTTTCGCGCATTGTCGCAGCCGCCATCTGCCGCTCGCCATCGCCATGGCCGGCGGCTATGCGCGGCAGATCGACGACACCGTCCGCATTCACGCCACGACGCTGCAACTTGCCCGGGCAAACCGGCGCTAA
- a CDS encoding ABC transporter permease yields the protein MSARLLALWLKESIALLRDRHGLLALFIMPTIFILVMTLALRDSFTPGARIDASYALVDLDQSASSAALSKRLSKAASFNRIDHAGNLDAARTAVLAGRLNLALVVPPGFGERLLTPGGADGQPAEPLILLLDPALSPALQLAFRNQVMAALGGVRADELTHKAGKLFGLPVAPGASADKDWPDEIRSEAVRRDSNASLPSSVQQNVPAWLIFAMFFVVIPISSIFIIERQHGTLQRLRAMGLPFRLVLAGKLLPFFVVNQVQALLMVLVGMYLVPLFGSEALQLPATPALLLAWWAVSAAVSLAAVAWALLIASLAKTSEQATIVGGVGNILMGAIGGIMVPKFIMPAAMQQLAALSPMAWALEGFHTVMLRHGGLSDVLPSIVQLLAFSLLSLVAAVWLNRRALAARS from the coding sequence ATGTCAGCCCGTCTGCTCGCCCTCTGGCTCAAGGAATCCATCGCCCTGCTGCGCGACCGGCATGGCCTGCTCGCGCTGTTCATCATGCCGACCATTTTCATCCTGGTCATGACCCTGGCCCTGCGCGACAGCTTCACGCCAGGTGCCCGCATCGACGCCAGCTACGCGCTCGTCGACCTCGATCAAAGCGCCAGTTCGGCAGCCTTGAGCAAGCGCTTGAGCAAGGCTGCCTCGTTCAACCGCATCGACCACGCCGGTAATCTTGACGCCGCGCGCACCGCCGTACTGGCCGGCCGGCTCAATCTTGCCCTCGTCGTCCCGCCCGGCTTTGGCGAACGCCTGCTGACACCTGGTGGCGCCGACGGCCAGCCGGCCGAACCACTGATTTTGCTGCTCGATCCGGCGCTGTCGCCCGCCCTGCAACTCGCCTTCCGCAATCAGGTCATGGCGGCGCTGGGTGGTGTCCGGGCCGACGAGCTGACCCACAAGGCCGGCAAATTGTTCGGCCTGCCGGTCGCGCCCGGCGCCAGCGCCGACAAGGACTGGCCGGACGAGATCCGCAGCGAAGCGGTGCGCCGTGACAGCAATGCCAGCCTGCCTTCCTCGGTGCAGCAGAATGTGCCGGCCTGGCTGATCTTTGCGATGTTCTTCGTGGTCATCCCGATTTCCTCGATTTTCATCATCGAGCGCCAGCACGGCACGCTGCAGCGCCTGCGCGCCATGGGTCTGCCTTTCCGCCTGGTGCTGGCGGGCAAGCTGCTGCCTTTCTTCGTCGTCAACCAGGTGCAGGCCCTGCTCATGGTGCTGGTCGGCATGTACCTGGTGCCGCTGTTTGGTAGCGAGGCGCTGCAACTGCCGGCCACGCCGGCCCTGTTGCTTGCCTGGTGGGCCGTTTCGGCCGCCGTCAGCCTGGCCGCCGTGGCCTGGGCGCTGCTCATCGCCAGCCTGGCCAAAACCTCGGAACAGGCAACCATCGTCGGCGGCGTCGGCAACATACTGATGGGCGCCATCGGCGGCATCATGGTGCCGAAATTCATCATGCCTGCCGCCATGCAGCAACTTGCCGCGCTGTCGCCGATGGCCTGGGCGCTGGAAGGTTTCCACACGGTGATGCTGCGCCACGGCGGCCTCTCCGACGTCTTGCCCAGCATCGTCCAGTTGCTGGCCTTTTCCCTCCTGTCGCTGGTTGCCGCCGTCTGGCTGAACCGGCGCGCCCTAGCCGCCCGCTCATGA
- a CDS encoding FMN-binding glutamate synthase family protein, with protein MSEVVGVFHVSLGVLVALVVALLFFYWYIRDITQKRHTVLRNFPVIGHLRFFFEHLGEYFRQYFFLGDREEMPFNRATRAWVYRLAKNEGGILGFGSTYDLNQSGALIFVNASFPVLESEHQATPPVIIGEGWCEQPFAARSLINVSGMSYGAISKPAVQALSRGAAQAGCYMDTGEGGLSPYHLEGGCDVIYQIGTAKYGVRDAAGKLDPDKLRQMAAHEKVRAFEIKLSQGAKPGKGGVLPAAKVTEEIAQIRGIPFGQDSLSPNRHAETGNMDELLDMVVRVRTITGKPVGVKTAIGGWQFMHELVEAVNRRGLECAPDFLTIDGGEGGSGAAPQALADHMSLSINEALPRVVDALIESGLRERIKVIASGKLLTPAKVAWALACGADLINTARGYMFSLGCIQALRCHQNSCPTGITTHDPRLQRGLVVEDKAERVAAYTRNMNKEVEMIAHACGLKHARQLRREHVRIVQPNGQSAALNVLYPYPAVR; from the coding sequence ATGTCCGAAGTCGTCGGCGTGTTTCATGTCAGTCTCGGGGTGCTGGTGGCACTGGTTGTCGCCTTGCTGTTCTTTTACTGGTACATCCGCGACATCACGCAGAAGCGCCATACGGTGCTGCGCAATTTCCCGGTGATCGGTCATCTGCGCTTCTTCTTCGAGCATCTCGGCGAGTATTTCCGGCAGTATTTCTTTCTCGGCGACCGCGAGGAAATGCCCTTCAACCGCGCGACGCGCGCCTGGGTCTATCGCCTGGCCAAGAACGAGGGCGGCATCCTCGGTTTCGGTTCGACTTACGATCTCAATCAGTCTGGCGCGCTGATTTTCGTCAATGCCTCCTTCCCGGTGCTGGAAAGCGAGCATCAGGCGACGCCGCCGGTGATCATCGGCGAAGGCTGGTGCGAGCAGCCGTTTGCCGCCCGCTCGCTGATCAACGTCAGCGGCATGAGTTACGGCGCCATCTCAAAACCGGCCGTGCAGGCCCTGTCGCGCGGCGCGGCGCAGGCCGGCTGCTACATGGATACCGGCGAGGGCGGCTTGAGTCCTTATCACCTCGAAGGTGGCTGCGACGTGATTTACCAGATCGGCACTGCCAAGTACGGGGTGCGCGATGCCGCGGGCAAGCTCGATCCGGACAAGCTGCGCCAGATGGCCGCACACGAGAAGGTCCGCGCCTTCGAGATCAAGCTGTCGCAGGGTGCCAAGCCGGGCAAGGGCGGCGTGCTGCCGGCCGCCAAGGTGACCGAGGAAATCGCGCAGATCCGTGGCATCCCGTTCGGCCAGGATTCGCTGTCGCCGAACCGGCATGCCGAGACCGGCAACATGGACGAACTGCTCGACATGGTGGTGCGCGTGCGCACGATTACCGGCAAGCCGGTCGGCGTCAAGACGGCGATCGGCGGCTGGCAGTTCATGCACGAGCTGGTCGAGGCGGTCAATCGGCGCGGCCTCGAATGTGCCCCGGACTTTCTCACCATCGACGGCGGTGAAGGCGGCTCCGGCGCGGCGCCGCAGGCGCTGGCCGACCACATGTCGCTGTCGATCAACGAGGCGCTGCCGCGCGTCGTCGATGCGCTGATCGAGAGCGGCCTGCGCGAGCGCATCAAGGTGATCGCCTCGGGCAAGTTGCTGACCCCGGCCAAGGTCGCCTGGGCGCTGGCTTGCGGTGCCGACCTGATCAACACGGCGCGCGGCTACATGTTCTCGCTCGGTTGCATCCAGGCGCTACGCTGCCACCAGAACAGCTGTCCGACCGGCATCACGACGCACGACCCGCGTCTGCAGCGCGGCCTGGTCGTCGAGGACAAGGCGGAACGCGTGGCCGCCTACACGCGCAACATGAACAAGGAAGTCGAAATGATCGCGCACGCCTGCGGCCTCAAGCATGCGCGGCAACTGCGCCGCGAGCATGTACGCATCGTCCAGCCGAATGGCCAGAGCGCTGCGCTCAACGTGCTTTATCCCTATCCGGCGGTGCGCTGA
- a CDS encoding tetratricopeptide repeat protein, protein MSQYSFDVSLAEFETQVLLPAQEVPVVVDFWAPWCEPCKVLKPLLEKLAEEYAGRFLLAKVNADENPELSQHFGVRSIPTVKVLFQGQLVDEFSGALPESQIREFLDRFALPAVGGANLREEAAALVGEGKFEEALAKLVEASQATPEDQAIQLDAVEVLMQLGRNDEAKQLLGGEYAQEAERANALRARLALSEGAADTAEIEAKLATNPDDHAARLDLARAYAAQGRYREAMETILEVIVRDRFFDEGAPRKAMLQLFEALGGSEQYDDLVREFRRKMSAALN, encoded by the coding sequence ATGTCCCAATATTCCTTTGACGTCTCCCTCGCCGAATTCGAAACCCAGGTCCTGCTGCCGGCCCAGGAAGTGCCGGTCGTCGTCGATTTCTGGGCACCGTGGTGCGAGCCCTGCAAGGTGCTGAAGCCGCTGCTCGAAAAGCTCGCCGAGGAATACGCCGGTCGCTTCCTGCTCGCCAAGGTCAATGCCGACGAGAACCCGGAGCTGTCGCAGCATTTCGGCGTGCGCAGCATCCCGACCGTCAAGGTCCTGTTCCAGGGCCAGCTCGTCGATGAATTCTCGGGCGCCCTGCCGGAAAGCCAGATCCGCGAATTCCTCGACCGCTTCGCGCTGCCCGCCGTCGGCGGCGCCAACCTGCGCGAGGAAGCCGCCGCGCTGGTCGGCGAAGGCAAGTTCGAGGAAGCGCTCGCCAAGCTGGTCGAAGCCAGCCAGGCCACGCCGGAAGACCAGGCCATCCAGCTCGACGCGGTCGAAGTGCTGATGCAACTCGGCCGCAACGACGAAGCCAAACAATTGCTGGGTGGCGAATACGCCCAGGAAGCCGAGCGTGCCAATGCCCTGCGCGCCCGCCTGGCGCTCAGCGAAGGTGCCGCCGATACCGCCGAAATCGAAGCCAAACTCGCCACCAACCCGGATGACCATGCCGCCCGCCTCGACCTGGCGCGCGCCTATGCCGCCCAGGGCCGCTACCGCGAAGCGATGGAAACGATTCTGGAAGTCATCGTCCGTGATCGCTTCTTCGACGAAGGCGCACCGCGCAAGGCCATGCTGCAACTGTTCGAAGCCCTCGGCGGCAGCGAGCAGTACGACGATCTGGTGCGCGAGTTCCGGCGCAAGATGTCGGCCGCACTCAATTAA
- a CDS encoding NAD(P)H-hydrate dehydratase, whose protein sequence is MSRNALYFSRSLRQIEARHADENLMQRAGLAAAGWATELAGQHNQPVLVLAGPGNNGGDAFVAARLLRQRFFAVSVVFAGDAKNLPADARNAWQDFVADGGTTLTGIPEDTAWSLIIDGLFGIGLGRAPDGQYAEWIVTANRQAQRDRCPVLALDCPSGLNADTGQILGTAIRATHTLSFISAKPGLLTGDGPEYCGELRIANLDLDPANELRPDGRLLELADFAAHLQPRHLNSHKGSYGSAGILGGAHSMVGAAFLAGRAALKLGAGRVYVGLLDPQPPSFDPLQPELMLRRPQSLLQGELDVLACGPGLGNSLEASELLERAITFDQPLVLDADALNLVASEGNLQVALASRSQPAILTPHPAEAARLLECEIADVQADRLAAAHEIAERYHCHVALKGCGTVIATVDGRCWINSTGNPGMATAGMGDVLTGLIAALLAQGWPAEEALLAGVHLHGAAADRLVANGVGPVGLTAGEVIEAARSLFNQWIAQRTAG, encoded by the coding sequence ATGTCACGCAACGCACTCTATTTTTCCCGCAGCCTTCGCCAGATCGAAGCCCGCCACGCCGATGAAAACCTGATGCAGCGCGCCGGTCTGGCGGCGGCCGGCTGGGCAACCGAACTGGCCGGCCAGCACAACCAGCCGGTGCTGGTGCTCGCCGGGCCGGGCAACAACGGCGGCGACGCCTTTGTCGCGGCCCGCCTGCTGCGCCAGCGCTTCTTTGCGGTCAGCGTCGTCTTTGCCGGCGATGCGAAAAATCTGCCGGCCGATGCACGCAATGCCTGGCAGGACTTCGTCGCCGATGGCGGGACGACACTTACCGGCATTCCGGAAGACACCGCCTGGTCACTGATCATCGACGGCCTGTTCGGCATCGGTCTCGGGCGCGCCCCGGATGGGCAATACGCCGAGTGGATCGTGACGGCCAACCGCCAGGCGCAGCGCGACCGCTGCCCTGTGCTCGCCCTCGACTGCCCGTCCGGCCTCAATGCCGATACCGGGCAAATCCTTGGCACGGCGATCCGGGCGACGCATACCTTGAGCTTCATTTCGGCCAAACCCGGCCTGTTGACCGGTGACGGCCCGGAATACTGCGGCGAGCTGCGCATCGCCAATCTCGACCTCGATCCGGCCAACGAGTTGCGGCCAGACGGTCGACTGCTCGAATTGGCCGATTTTGCCGCGCACCTGCAGCCGCGCCACCTGAACAGCCACAAGGGCAGTTACGGCAGCGCCGGCATCCTCGGCGGCGCGCACTCGATGGTCGGTGCCGCCTTCCTGGCCGGCCGCGCCGCCCTCAAGCTCGGCGCCGGCCGCGTCTATGTCGGCCTGCTCGACCCGCAGCCGCCCAGCTTCGATCCCTTGCAACCGGAGCTGATGCTGCGCCGCCCGCAATCGCTGCTCCAGGGCGAACTCGACGTGCTCGCCTGCGGACCCGGCCTGGGCAATTCTCTGGAAGCCTCGGAACTGCTCGAACGCGCGATCACCTTCGACCAGCCGCTGGTGCTCGATGCCGATGCGCTCAACCTGGTCGCCAGCGAAGGCAACCTGCAGGTCGCGCTGGCCAGCCGCAGCCAGCCGGCGATCCTCACGCCGCACCCGGCCGAAGCCGCCCGCCTGCTCGAATGCGAGATCGCCGACGTCCAGGCCGACCGACTTGCCGCGGCGCACGAAATCGCCGAACGCTATCACTGCCATGTCGCGCTCAAGGGCTGCGGCACCGTGATCGCAACGGTCGACGGGCGCTGCTGGATCAATTCCACGGGCAATCCCGGCATGGCCACGGCCGGCATGGGCGACGTGCTGACCGGCCTGATCGCCGCCCTGCTCGCCCAGGGCTGGCCGGCGGAAGAGGCTTTACTGGCCGGCGTTCACCTGCACGGTGCCGCGGCCGACCGGCTGGTCGCCAACGGCGTCGGTCCGGTCGGGCTGACCGCAGGCGAAGTCATCGAGGCCGCCCGCAGCCTGTTCAACCAGTGGATCGCTCAGCGCACCGCCGGATAG
- a CDS encoding beta-ketoacyl synthase N-terminal-like domain-containing protein encodes MSRPVFIAGRALLCAAGNSPPAVASTLWAGECAPGRRRLGEREFPYFALNLPESAWQARAEQAMHALAAQLGPLDEKTPLFIASSSFQMGQFEAAGSPFELPPACAAFSRQLADWLGLNGSCYSFSTACTSGFSALDAARSLIAAGLIDDAVVLGVELANNSTLAGFAAMELLSRSTARPFDVRRDGLVLGEAVAAVRLSAQPATWRIAGLRTGLDAYSTTGPDPDGGPIAALTVDCLQEAKMPAGDIELVKLQAAGSPGTDLAEANALRRVFRERMPPLLSLKPYLGHTLGASGIAELVALLACLDAEQIPATAGFAESDPEIALKPTVVRSNTYIERALLQLIGFGGGLASLIVERRQ; translated from the coding sequence ATGAGCCGTCCCGTATTCATCGCCGGCCGCGCCCTTCTCTGCGCTGCCGGCAATTCGCCGCCGGCAGTCGCCTCGACGCTGTGGGCCGGCGAATGCGCGCCGGGTCGCCGCCGGCTCGGCGAACGCGAGTTTCCCTATTTCGCGCTGAACTTGCCGGAAAGCGCCTGGCAGGCCCGCGCCGAACAAGCAATGCATGCCCTGGCAGCCCAACTTGGCCCGCTCGACGAAAAAACGCCACTCTTCATCGCCTCCTCGTCCTTCCAGATGGGCCAATTCGAGGCAGCCGGTTCGCCTTTCGAACTGCCGCCCGCCTGCGCCGCCTTCAGCCGGCAACTGGCCGACTGGCTGGGCCTGAACGGTTCCTGCTACAGCTTTTCGACCGCCTGCACTTCGGGCTTCTCGGCGCTCGATGCGGCGCGCAGCCTGATCGCCGCCGGCCTGATCGACGACGCCGTCGTGCTCGGCGTCGAACTCGCCAACAATTCGACCCTGGCCGGCTTTGCCGCAATGGAACTGCTCTCGCGCAGCACCGCCCGGCCCTTCGACGTCCGCCGCGATGGCCTGGTGCTCGGTGAAGCCGTCGCCGCCGTGCGCCTGAGCGCCCAACCCGCCACCTGGCGCATCGCCGGGCTGCGCACCGGCCTCGACGCCTATTCGACGACCGGCCCCGACCCGGATGGCGGCCCGATTGCCGCCCTGACGGTCGACTGCCTGCAGGAAGCAAAAATGCCGGCCGGCGACATCGAGCTGGTCAAGCTGCAGGCGGCCGGCTCGCCCGGCACCGATCTCGCCGAGGCCAACGCGCTGCGCCGGGTTTTCCGCGAACGCATGCCGCCGCTCCTCTCACTCAAGCCCTATCTCGGCCATACCCTGGGCGCCAGCGGCATCGCCGAACTGGTTGCCCTGCTTGCCTGCCTCGATGCCGAGCAGATCCCGGCCACCGCGGGGTTTGCCGAATCCGACCCGGAAATCGCCCTGAAACCGACCGTCGTGCGCAGCAATACCTATATCGAGCGCGCCCTGCTGCAACTGATCGGTTTCGGCGGCGGCTTGGCCAGCCTGATCGTCGAGCGTCGCCAATGA
- a CDS encoding ATP-binding protein: MKTSFRMFEWRSLRTRITAGVLLLSLTMLWGTVLSLSHTLRADMEAAISAQQFSTVSLIAGELDRSIRERLSVVESISGKLSAEMMRNPDRIQAYLEQRDIPESTLNWGILVVDSKGMAIASTPERLQRRGVDFSTYPVVKQVLLDGKSHITDPLLSQHSKQPVVAIQVPILAADRQVLGVVIGVINLAESNFLDEVSTSKYGRTGSFFVTAPESRTYVASSDKRRLMKLGPPPGVNPVYDRYINGYEGSGVALSSRGVVELSSSKRIPTTGWLMQSVLPTDEAFEPIRLMQQHLLIISAVLSVLATLLAWWWLRRQLSPLTEASGLLNQMSAGTLPRQALPVRKMDEIGTLAAAFNQLQEVIVSDEAKAAEHAANTRLRRIVSALPGVVFQYRLLPDGHGHFPFVSDAVTDIYGVTPEELERSGDPIRKLMHPDDAKAFFTSLYASAESRSPWRIEYRIITAAGQLKWLLVDAIPQAESADTVIWFGFIADITRTKAMEAELRLALEEHQRKDIEIERYRDHLEQLVSERTADLEQARAEAVRLARIKSDFLANMSHEIRTPLNGVLGMAHIGVRSTEENTRANEAFRKIVSSGTLLLGIINDILDLSKMEAGMLKIETTEIELAPILAETIELMQERAGIKGIALGLKTRNLPASLRSDPLRLRQILLNLLSNAIKFTEAGKVDLEVGLDEGELLIQVTDTGIGITDSQIGKIFHPFEQGDNSTTRKFGGTGLGLAITERIVRLMGGQISVHSVPDQGSVFSVRLPYHPGQTPDLPVAAVSSVQPADPTRPLAGLNILVAEDNEINQEIMRDNLSEDGANVTLVDNGQLAVDAIRNQPTGSFDCILMDVQMPVLSGLDAARQIKAIAPQLPIIGQTAHALTQDREDCLAAGMDDYIAKPIDPQKLNALILKHLPGKH; this comes from the coding sequence ATGAAAACATCGTTTCGAATGTTTGAATGGCGTTCATTGCGCACACGCATCACGGCAGGTGTCCTGCTGCTCAGCCTGACCATGCTCTGGGGAACCGTGCTCAGTCTGAGTCACACCCTGCGCGCAGACATGGAAGCTGCCATTTCCGCACAGCAGTTTTCCACCGTTTCGCTGATCGCCGGCGAACTCGATCGCTCGATCCGGGAACGCCTCAGCGTCGTCGAATCGATCTCCGGCAAGCTGTCGGCCGAGATGATGCGTAACCCGGACCGGATCCAGGCTTATCTGGAGCAGCGCGACATTCCGGAAAGCACCCTCAACTGGGGCATTCTCGTCGTTGATAGCAAGGGCATGGCAATCGCCAGCACGCCGGAAAGACTGCAGCGCCGAGGCGTCGATTTCAGCACCTACCCGGTCGTCAAACAGGTCTTGCTGGACGGCAAGAGCCACATCACCGACCCCTTGCTCAGCCAGCACAGCAAGCAGCCAGTAGTCGCCATCCAGGTGCCGATTCTGGCTGCGGACCGGCAGGTACTGGGGGTTGTAATCGGCGTGATCAACCTTGCCGAATCGAATTTTCTCGACGAAGTCAGCACCTCGAAATATGGGCGCACCGGGAGCTTTTTCGTCACCGCACCGGAAAGCCGTACCTATGTCGCCTCCTCTGACAAGCGCCGCCTGATGAAGCTTGGTCCGCCGCCCGGCGTCAATCCGGTTTACGACCGTTATATCAACGGCTATGAAGGTTCCGGCGTCGCACTCAGCTCGCGTGGCGTCGTCGAACTTTCGTCGAGCAAGCGCATTCCGACGACCGGCTGGCTGATGCAGTCGGTGCTGCCGACCGACGAAGCCTTCGAGCCGATCCGACTGATGCAGCAACACCTGCTGATCATCTCGGCGGTCCTCTCGGTTCTCGCCACGCTGCTCGCCTGGTGGTGGCTGCGCCGCCAACTTTCGCCGCTCACCGAAGCCTCCGGCCTGCTCAACCAGATGAGTGCCGGAACCCTGCCACGGCAAGCCCTGCCGGTCAGGAAAATGGACGAAATCGGCACCTTGGCCGCTGCCTTCAACCAGTTGCAGGAAGTCATCGTCAGCGACGAGGCGAAAGCGGCCGAACATGCCGCCAACACCCGCCTGCGCCGCATCGTTTCGGCGCTGCCCGGCGTTGTCTTCCAGTACCGGTTGCTGCCCGACGGGCATGGTCACTTTCCCTTTGTCAGCGACGCGGTCACCGACATTTATGGCGTCACGCCGGAAGAGCTTGAAAGGAGCGGTGACCCGATTCGCAAACTGATGCACCCGGATGACGCGAAAGCCTTCTTTACCTCGCTTTACGCCTCGGCCGAGAGTCGCAGCCCCTGGCGTATCGAGTACCGCATCATCACCGCTGCCGGCCAGCTGAAGTGGTTGCTGGTCGACGCCATTCCGCAAGCCGAAAGCGCCGACACCGTCATCTGGTTCGGTTTCATTGCCGACATCACGCGAACCAAGGCCATGGAGGCCGAGTTGCGCCTTGCCCTGGAAGAGCATCAGCGCAAGGATATCGAGATCGAGCGCTATCGCGACCACCTCGAACAACTGGTCAGCGAGCGGACTGCCGATCTTGAACAGGCGCGCGCAGAGGCGGTCAGGCTGGCCCGGATCAAGAGCGACTTTCTCGCCAACATGAGCCACGAGATCCGCACGCCGCTGAACGGGGTACTCGGCATGGCACATATCGGGGTTCGCTCCACCGAGGAAAACACGCGCGCCAACGAAGCCTTCCGCAAGATCGTCAGCTCCGGCACCCTGCTCCTCGGCATCATCAACGACATTCTCGATCTCTCGAAAATGGAAGCGGGGATGCTCAAGATCGAGACGACCGAGATCGAACTGGCGCCGATTCTTGCCGAAACCATCGAGCTCATGCAGGAACGGGCCGGCATCAAGGGCATTGCCCTAGGTCTCAAAACCCGGAATCTCCCGGCCAGCCTGCGCAGTGACCCCTTGCGCCTGCGCCAGATCCTGCTCAACCTGCTCTCCAATGCCATCAAATTCACCGAAGCCGGCAAGGTCGATCTGGAAGTCGGACTGGATGAAGGGGAATTGCTGATTCAGGTCACCGACACCGGTATCGGCATCACCGACAGCCAGATCGGCAAGATCTTCCACCCCTTCGAACAGGGCGACAACTCGACGACCCGCAAGTTTGGCGGCACCGGACTCGGGCTGGCGATCACCGAGCGTATCGTCCGGTTGATGGGCGGACAGATCAGCGTCCATAGTGTCCCGGATCAGGGCAGTGTCTTTTCCGTGCGCCTGCCCTACCACCCGGGACAGACGCCCGATCTGCCTGTTGCAGCCGTCTCTTCCGTCCAGCCAGCCGACCCGACCCGCCCGCTGGCCGGCCTGAACATCCTGGTCGCCGAAGACAACGAGATCAACCAGGAAATCATGCGCGACAACCTGAGCGAAGACGGCGCCAACGTGACCCTGGTCGATAACGGGCAACTGGCGGTTGACGCCATCCGCAACCAGCCGACCGGCAGCTTCGACTGCATCCTGATGGACGTCCAGATGCCGGTCCTCAGCGGCCTGGATGCAGCCCGCCAGATCAAGGCCATTGCGCCGCAACTGCCGATCATCGGCCAGACCGCGCATGCCCTCACCCAGGACCGGGAAGACTGCCTGGCGGCGGGCATGGATGATTACATCGCCAAGCCGATCGATCCGCAAAAACTCAATGCGCTGATCCTCAAACACCTGCCCGGCAAACACTGA
- a CDS encoding acyl carrier protein has translation MNAALCHELKALIIEACDKDCAPEAISDDELLFGPEAPLQLDSLDALQVSMAIKKKYGLRLPDSKETRRILSSVANLAEHLDAWRASRA, from the coding sequence ATGAACGCCGCCCTCTGCCACGAACTCAAAGCCCTGATCATCGAAGCCTGCGACAAGGACTGCGCACCCGAGGCGATCAGCGACGACGAACTGCTGTTCGGGCCGGAGGCACCGCTGCAGCTCGATTCGCTCGATGCGCTGCAGGTCTCGATGGCGATCAAGAAGAAATACGGCCTGCGCCTGCCCGACAGCAAGGAAACCCGGCGCATCCTGTCCAGCGTCGCCAACCTCGCCGAACATCTCGACGCCTGGCGGGCCAGCCGCGCATGA